One stretch of Castor canadensis chromosome 14, mCasCan1.hap1v2, whole genome shotgun sequence DNA includes these proteins:
- the LOC109674449 gene encoding beta-defensin 12-like, which yields MATCKKIFYFVFALFFILAQLPSGCKAGLEYSQSFPGGEFAVCETCRLGRGKCRKVCMEEEKVDGYCKLNFFCCRQRV from the exons ATGGCCACATGcaagaagatattttattttgtctttgctttgttCTTCATTTTGGCTCAACTGCCTTCAG GTTGTAAGGCAGGACTTGAGTATTCCCAGTCATTTCCAGGAG GTGAATTTGCTGTGTGTGAGACATGCAGACTTGGTCGGGGTAAATGCAGGAAGGTGTGCATGGAGGAAGAGAAGGTTGATGGATACTGCAAGCTGAACTTTTTCTGTTGCCGGCAGAGGGTATGA